One segment of Luteitalea sp. DNA contains the following:
- a CDS encoding ferredoxin family protein, with translation MTMPVPRAPRALVITRGSAALAAGERGAILRTLLERGYEVSCVGDEAASVGSAVAGEPPIVVGRYGGRVPEPPVAGTQFQEVDGLAPSALADAMDSLRAAERTETSKPWKPWFPVIDYTRCTNCMQCLSFCLFDVYGVSSDGKIQVQNQTNCKTDCPACSRVCPEVAIMFPKYRHGPINGDKVDVDDVRREAMKVDISSLLGGDIYAALRDRSAKAQSRFSKERDDERALKERQNCLVKLQKELGVPAEVLAALPSPDEIREKSEAARARARDQASGVRGQ, from the coding sequence ATGACGATGCCGGTTCCGAGGGCGCCACGGGCACTGGTCATCACGCGCGGGAGCGCCGCTCTTGCGGCGGGCGAACGTGGTGCGATCCTGCGGACCCTGCTCGAGCGCGGCTATGAGGTCTCGTGCGTCGGTGATGAAGCAGCGTCGGTCGGCAGCGCCGTCGCTGGCGAGCCGCCGATCGTTGTCGGCCGTTACGGTGGCCGCGTGCCCGAGCCTCCGGTCGCCGGCACGCAGTTCCAGGAAGTAGACGGGCTCGCACCGAGCGCGCTGGCGGACGCTATGGACAGCCTCCGCGCCGCCGAGAGGACGGAGACCTCCAAGCCCTGGAAGCCTTGGTTTCCGGTGATCGACTACACACGCTGCACGAACTGCATGCAGTGTCTGAGCTTTTGCCTATTCGACGTCTACGGTGTGTCGTCGGACGGCAAGATCCAGGTGCAGAACCAGACCAACTGCAAGACGGATTGTCCGGCCTGCTCGCGCGTGTGCCCGGAAGTGGCCATCATGTTTCCGAAGTATCGCCACGGGCCGATCAACGGTGACAAGGTGGATGTGGATGACGTGCGCCGCGAGGCGATGAAGGTCGACATCTCCTCGCTCCTTGGCGGCGACATCTACGCGGCGCTCCGGGATCGCAGCGCGAAGGCACAGTCGCGCTTCTCCAAAGAGCGCGACGATGAGCGCGCGCTCAAGGAACGGCAGAATTGTCTGGTGAAGTTGCAGAAGGAGCTCGGCGTGCCGGCCGAAGTGCTGGCCGCGCTCCCATCGCCGGACGAGATTCGCGAGAAGTCCGAGGCGGCAAGGGCACGCGCCAGGGATCAGGCGTCAGGGGTCAGGGGTCAGTAG
- a CDS encoding cobalamin biosynthesis protein P47K, with protein sequence MVGGFLGAGKTTALLRLAEHLTKQGRRVGLITNDQSHGLVDTSFVTAHGYPVQEITGGCFCCRFNSLTEASDRLMQEAKPHVFLAEPVGSCTDLRATVQYPLSRLYGNDYRIAPLSVLVDPMRARRILGLEPGRTFSPKVLYVYEKQLEEADFIVINKSDLLTADEQRTLQGALHDRYPQAEIFTVSARTGSNLDQWFGRLAATTLADRRAMDIDYDMYAEGEALLGWLNATVRIAAPAPVDGNRFLQRLASGIRGRLAADGLEIAHLKMTLTPVEGDDIAALNLVRTDGEPELSHRLDEAVAEGQLILNLRAEGDPNHLHVVVGETLVEASREMGVDATIEHSEYFRPGRPSPTHRMATIGADL encoded by the coding sequence ATGGTGGGGGGCTTCCTAGGGGCTGGGAAGACGACAGCATTGTTGCGCTTGGCGGAGCATCTGACAAAACAGGGACGCCGAGTCGGCCTCATCACCAACGACCAAAGCCATGGGCTGGTCGATACCTCGTTTGTCACCGCGCACGGCTACCCCGTTCAGGAGATCACCGGTGGCTGCTTCTGCTGTCGCTTCAACTCCCTGACCGAGGCCTCGGACCGACTGATGCAGGAGGCCAAGCCCCACGTCTTCCTCGCCGAGCCAGTTGGGAGCTGCACCGATCTCCGCGCAACCGTGCAGTACCCACTGAGCCGCCTCTATGGGAACGACTACCGGATTGCGCCGCTGAGCGTGCTGGTCGATCCGATGCGCGCGCGACGCATCCTGGGCCTCGAGCCTGGCCGCACGTTCTCACCCAAAGTGCTCTATGTGTACGAGAAACAGCTCGAGGAAGCAGACTTCATTGTCATCAACAAGAGCGATCTGTTGACCGCCGACGAGCAGCGCACGCTTCAGGGGGCGCTGCACGACCGTTACCCGCAGGCAGAAATCTTCACGGTGAGCGCGCGGACCGGCTCGAACCTCGACCAGTGGTTCGGCCGCCTCGCCGCGACGACGCTCGCCGACCGTCGTGCGATGGATATCGACTACGACATGTATGCCGAGGGCGAAGCGTTGCTTGGTTGGCTCAACGCGACGGTGCGCATCGCAGCGCCGGCGCCGGTTGACGGGAACCGTTTCTTGCAACGGCTGGCAAGCGGCATCCGTGGGCGACTCGCCGCAGATGGGCTCGAGATTGCGCACCTGAAGATGACGCTCACACCGGTCGAAGGGGACGACATTGCAGCACTCAACCTCGTGCGAACGGACGGGGAGCCGGAGCTGTCGCATCGCCTCGACGAGGCCGTGGCCGAGGGACAGCTGATTCTCAATCTCCGCGCCGAGGGTGACCCGAACCATCTACATGTGGTGGTCGGCGAAACATTGGTCGAAGCGTCGCGAGAAATGGGCGTCGACGCCACAATCGAGCACAGCGAATATTTCCGCCCAGGCAGACCGAGTCCGACGCATCGCATGGCAACGATTGGAGCGGACCTGTGA
- a CDS encoding glycine cleavage system protein H, whose amino-acid sequence MSRWRGESVYYRRSRFTTHLPVDRRYTAAHYWLAEEASGIWRIGFTKFATRMLGDVVEYELTRSPGAAISVGEDIGWMEGLKAVTTIFSVGTGRFLDAGGPIGSDITLIESDPYGQGWLYRLEGQPAEDAVDVHGYTAILDVTIDKMLASRHADEGANDER is encoded by the coding sequence ATGAGCCGATGGCGCGGCGAGTCGGTCTACTATCGCCGGTCGCGCTTCACGACGCACTTGCCAGTCGACCGCCGGTATACCGCGGCGCACTACTGGCTGGCCGAGGAAGCATCGGGCATCTGGCGCATTGGCTTCACGAAGTTCGCGACGCGCATGCTGGGCGACGTCGTGGAATACGAGCTCACGCGGTCGCCGGGCGCGGCCATCTCAGTCGGTGAGGATATCGGCTGGATGGAGGGATTGAAAGCGGTGACGACGATCTTCTCGGTGGGAACCGGACGGTTCCTGGATGCCGGCGGCCCGATTGGCAGCGACATCACGCTCATCGAGTCGGACCCATACGGACAGGGCTGGTTGTATCGGCTCGAAGGCCAGCCGGCGGAGGACGCGGTGGACGTGCACGGCTACACCGCGATTCTCGATGTGACGATTGACAAGATGCTCGCAAGCCGCCACGCTGACGAGGGAGCGAACGATGAGCGCTGA
- a CDS encoding aminotransferase class V-fold PLP-dependent enzyme: MPVYLDCAATTPLDARVRAEMLRYLDEDFGNAGSRTHDFGQRARAAVEQARDRVAAVIGTSRGDVVFTSGATESNNLALLGLAAASAEDRRHIVASEIEHHAVLEPLAELQGRGFEVTLVSPNGAGWVEPEAIRAVLRPDTLAVSLMHVNNETGVIQPVAEVARLLQERDIYFHVDAAQSFGRECAALSHPRIDLISASAHKMHGPKGIGALIVRRRGGVRPSLRPLMFGGGQERGLRPGTLAVPLIVAFGKAAELAVVEGARRRERCRELKRALLDGLAPLQPVINGDPDRSVPEILNVSFPGIDAETAIDRWRDLVAISNGAACTSQTYTCSHVLSAMRLPEWRQAGALRLSWCATSELPDCSAMVAALERLQAPEPSGVRAVGSRAS; the protein is encoded by the coding sequence ATGCCAGTTTATCTGGACTGTGCTGCAACAACGCCGCTCGATGCTCGCGTGCGCGCGGAGATGCTGCGATATCTGGACGAGGACTTCGGCAATGCCGGAAGCCGCACGCATGACTTCGGCCAACGGGCTCGGGCCGCCGTCGAGCAGGCGCGCGACCGTGTTGCAGCAGTGATCGGCACCTCACGCGGTGACGTGGTCTTCACGAGCGGTGCCACGGAGAGCAACAATCTTGCCCTTCTCGGACTGGCGGCTGCCAGCGCCGAGGATCGGCGGCACATCGTTGCGAGCGAGATCGAGCACCACGCCGTCCTCGAGCCACTGGCCGAATTGCAAGGACGCGGCTTCGAGGTGACGCTGGTCTCCCCGAACGGTGCGGGCTGGGTCGAGCCCGAGGCCATCCGCGCGGTCTTGCGGCCTGACACACTCGCCGTGAGCCTCATGCACGTGAACAACGAGACCGGGGTGATTCAGCCCGTCGCGGAGGTGGCACGCCTCCTCCAGGAGCGCGACATCTACTTCCACGTCGACGCGGCGCAAAGCTTCGGTCGTGAGTGCGCGGCGCTGAGCCATCCTCGGATCGACCTCATCAGCGCGAGCGCACACAAGATGCATGGACCGAAGGGTATCGGCGCGCTAATCGTGCGGCGACGAGGAGGCGTGCGACCCAGCCTGCGGCCGCTGATGTTCGGCGGCGGGCAGGAACGGGGCCTGCGACCTGGCACGCTGGCGGTGCCGCTCATCGTGGCCTTCGGCAAGGCTGCCGAGTTGGCTGTCGTCGAGGGCGCCAGACGGCGTGAACGGTGTCGTGAGCTCAAACGCGCGTTGCTCGATGGCTTGGCTCCGCTGCAGCCGGTGATCAATGGCGATCCGGATCGGTCCGTGCCGGAGATCCTGAATGTCTCATTCCCCGGCATCGATGCCGAGACAGCGATCGATCGGTGGCGCGACCTCGTGGCGATCTCCAACGGAGCCGCTTGCACGTCACAAACCTACACCTGCAGTCACGTGCTCAGCGCGATGCGACTGCCGGAATGGCGACAAGCAGGTGCGCTGCGCTTGTCATGGTGTGCGACGTCGGAGCTCCCTGACTGTTCGGCCATGGTCGCGGCACTCGAACGGCTGCAAGCGCCGGAGCCCAGCGGCGTCCGAGCCGTCGGGAGTCGAGCTTCATGA
- a CDS encoding lipoate--protein ligase family protein, whose product MHLIADQPDLSATDQVAQDWALFRAAEDGSANETLRFWETIHPTVVIGRGGHLTDEVFEQSCALDGVPIARRCSGGGAVVLASGCLNYALVLSLVQRPDLVDLRRSYHIILERLAEALAVPGLRPSGTSDLGVDGRKVSGNAQRRGRRALLHHGTLLYAFDPRLSERYVREPVRQPPYRRGRPHVDFLTNLPLPVHAIRKRVAAAWL is encoded by the coding sequence ATGCACCTCATCGCCGACCAACCAGATCTCAGCGCCACGGACCAGGTCGCTCAGGACTGGGCGCTGTTTCGCGCAGCCGAGGACGGATCGGCCAATGAGACGCTTCGGTTTTGGGAGACGATCCACCCCACTGTCGTCATTGGACGCGGCGGTCACCTTACTGACGAGGTCTTCGAACAGTCGTGCGCGTTGGACGGCGTGCCCATCGCCCGTCGCTGCTCCGGCGGCGGCGCCGTCGTCCTCGCATCCGGCTGTTTGAATTACGCCTTGGTGCTCTCACTTGTTCAGCGTCCGGACCTGGTGGACTTGCGCCGGAGCTACCACATCATCCTCGAGCGGTTGGCCGAGGCGCTCGCGGTGCCGGGTCTCAGGCCCTCTGGCACGTCTGACCTCGGGGTGGACGGCCGTAAAGTCTCGGGGAATGCCCAACGCCGGGGCCGGAGAGCCCTCCTCCACCATGGGACCTTGCTCTATGCCTTCGACCCGCGCCTGTCGGAACGATACGTACGGGAGCCGGTTCGTCAGCCGCCTTACCGTCGCGGCCGGCCACACGTCGACTTCCTGACCAACCTCCCCCTTCCGGTGCATGCCATTCGTAAGCGCGTTGCCGCCGCCTGGCTGTGA
- a CDS encoding TonB-dependent receptor plug domain-containing protein, producing the protein MNVRPILVLVAACAFAAPTAAQQGSTEIRGQVVDEQGAVLPGVSVTVRNQETGMFRETVSNTEGTYFISGVTPGQYEITAQLEGFKRYQRRDVSLAIGRTSTVDIRLEVGALEDAITVTAETPLVDVTSKEVGGNITSRELVALPSINRNYIGFIGLLPGVIPNISTESFGSDSINVNGQDARNNNYMLDGANNNDDVIGQRAGTQARTPLEAIQEFQVLTSQFDAEFGRTTGAIVNAITKQGTNAFRGSLFEYFQDARLTERDYFASKEGLPKPDTQHQQFGGTLGGPIIRDKAHFFTSIERVLVDEGITVNIPARPELNATTTEATRVWNTLLRFDHQLNANTTWGVRWLREASPQFNQIITPPLVTLAASREEDDVDQTVVGTLSTVLGNASVNTFRLAWTQEDVAFANPCFNGNGQRQDLCDPTLAFQTFDDQQSDVAQARVNDAVQIEDTLSWFVPGWHGDHDIKVGMQYQYSSNDFVSQDNFNGTFTFGGNDAFDAANPASYPERFSIRVPGPLTYFMKAHHFGAFVQDKWKVSDRLTLSVGARYDLEVIPLREEANPAFTDVDDYPVDTNNLAPRVGLTYDLSGDGRSVVRGGYGLFYDKTHFELITALIASGVFSNSFVAQFPANQADPGPAAGELPTDAFLRQGPVVDRDRLQALFPPGSRLQNAGNVFLDNPDRHIPFTHQLSAGYERQLWSSVSLSLDYVHAFGRAQFMTQDLNPPERLGEGRTDPVVRPNPEFRQAVFTRINAGETDYDALQLQLEKRFAQSFSSRVAYTLAYSRGNTSGVGIPTSSFQLADDLRLDRNTGPTDIDRRHNFVWSGDVFVPRTGGLTFSWVARALSGLPFTIIDTDVDPDRNGILFDPLAAGAYSGEGEDAFDVEFDGGRNGARGPGFFQLDVRWGYKFRVGDSRALDLFVDVFNLTNRSNFDNPDGDRRSVDFLRLTELRQGGVPRTLQLGARLQF; encoded by the coding sequence ATGAACGTCAGACCGATTCTGGTGCTGGTCGCGGCCTGCGCTTTCGCAGCACCGACAGCGGCACAGCAGGGGAGCACGGAGATCCGCGGGCAGGTCGTCGACGAGCAAGGTGCGGTGCTACCGGGCGTCAGCGTGACGGTGCGCAATCAGGAAACCGGCATGTTCCGCGAGACCGTGAGCAACACCGAAGGCACCTACTTCATCAGCGGCGTCACTCCCGGCCAGTACGAGATCACCGCACAGCTCGAGGGCTTCAAACGCTATCAGAGACGCGACGTTTCGCTCGCGATCGGCCGGACGTCGACGGTCGACATCCGCCTGGAGGTTGGCGCCCTCGAGGATGCCATTACAGTCACGGCAGAGACACCGCTGGTCGACGTCACCTCGAAAGAGGTGGGCGGTAACATCACCAGCCGCGAGCTCGTCGCGCTGCCGTCGATCAACCGTAACTACATCGGCTTCATCGGACTACTCCCGGGCGTGATCCCCAACATCAGCACGGAGTCGTTTGGCTCCGATTCCATCAACGTGAACGGCCAGGATGCCCGCAACAACAACTACATGCTCGACGGCGCGAACAACAACGACGATGTCATCGGGCAGCGCGCAGGCACCCAAGCGCGGACGCCCCTCGAGGCGATCCAGGAGTTCCAGGTGCTGACCAGTCAGTTCGACGCCGAGTTCGGCCGGACGACAGGGGCGATTGTCAACGCGATCACCAAACAGGGGACCAACGCGTTCCGGGGCAGTCTGTTCGAATACTTCCAGGACGCACGCCTCACCGAGCGGGACTACTTCGCGAGCAAAGAGGGCCTCCCAAAACCGGATACGCAGCATCAGCAGTTCGGCGGCACCCTGGGCGGACCCATCATCCGCGACAAGGCGCATTTCTTCACGAGTATCGAGCGCGTGCTCGTCGACGAGGGCATTACGGTCAACATCCCGGCGCGTCCCGAGCTCAACGCCACGACGACGGAGGCGACGCGCGTGTGGAACACGCTGCTCCGCTTCGATCATCAGCTCAACGCCAACACGACCTGGGGTGTGCGCTGGCTGCGCGAGGCCTCGCCTCAGTTCAATCAGATCATCACGCCGCCCCTCGTCACGCTGGCAGCGTCACGGGAAGAAGACGACGTCGACCAGACGGTGGTCGGGACGCTCAGCACGGTGCTCGGCAATGCCAGCGTCAACACATTCCGTCTGGCCTGGACACAGGAAGATGTCGCCTTTGCCAACCCCTGCTTCAACGGCAACGGTCAGCGCCAAGATCTGTGCGATCCCACGCTGGCCTTCCAGACGTTCGACGACCAGCAGAGCGACGTCGCGCAGGCGCGCGTCAACGATGCCGTTCAAATCGAAGACACGTTGTCCTGGTTCGTCCCGGGCTGGCACGGTGACCACGACATCAAGGTCGGAATGCAGTATCAGTACTCGTCGAACGATTTCGTGTCGCAGGACAACTTCAACGGCACGTTCACCTTTGGCGGGAACGATGCATTCGACGCCGCCAACCCGGCGAGCTATCCGGAGCGGTTCTCGATTCGCGTGCCGGGGCCGCTGACGTATTTCATGAAGGCGCATCACTTCGGCGCCTTCGTCCAGGACAAGTGGAAGGTGAGCGATCGGCTCACGCTCAGCGTGGGTGCGCGCTACGACCTCGAGGTGATCCCACTCCGGGAAGAAGCGAACCCTGCCTTTACCGACGTGGATGACTATCCCGTGGACACCAACAACCTGGCTCCGCGGGTTGGCCTCACCTACGACCTGAGCGGCGACGGCCGGTCGGTCGTGCGTGGCGGCTACGGCCTCTTCTACGACAAGACGCATTTCGAGTTGATCACGGCGCTCATCGCATCCGGTGTCTTCTCGAACTCGTTCGTGGCGCAGTTCCCCGCGAATCAAGCGGATCCTGGACCCGCGGCGGGAGAGCTCCCCACCGATGCATTCCTGCGTCAGGGGCCAGTTGTCGATCGCGATCGACTGCAGGCGCTCTTTCCTCCGGGATCGCGGCTACAGAACGCCGGCAACGTCTTCCTCGACAATCCCGATCGGCACATCCCGTTCACGCACCAACTGTCGGCAGGATACGAGCGGCAGCTCTGGTCCAGCGTGTCGCTCAGCCTGGACTACGTGCATGCCTTTGGCCGGGCGCAGTTCATGACCCAAGACCTCAATCCGCCCGAGCGGCTCGGCGAGGGGCGGACTGACCCGGTCGTGCGTCCCAATCCGGAGTTTCGTCAGGCGGTGTTCACCCGCATCAACGCGGGTGAGACCGACTACGATGCGCTGCAGCTTCAGCTCGAGAAGCGTTTCGCGCAGAGCTTCAGCTCGCGCGTCGCGTACACTCTGGCGTACTCCCGCGGCAACACGAGCGGCGTGGGCATTCCCACCAGCTCCTTTCAGCTTGCGGACGACCTGCGGCTCGATCGCAATACCGGACCTACCGATATCGATCGCCGGCACAATTTCGTGTGGAGCGGGGACGTCTTCGTGCCACGCACGGGCGGCTTGACCTTCAGCTGGGTGGCCCGGGCGCTCAGCGGCTTACCGTTCACGATTATCGACACTGACGTGGATCCGGATCGCAACGGCATCCTCTTCGATCCATTGGCGGCGGGAGCTTACAGCGGAGAGGGTGAGGACGCCTTCGATGTGGAGTTCGACGGTGGACGCAACGGCGCGCGTGGTCCCGGTTTCTTCCAGCTCGACGTACGCTGGGGCTACAAGTTTCGCGTGGGCGATTCCCGGGCGCTCGACCTCTTCGTCGACGTGTTCAACCTGACGAATCGGTCGAACTTCGATAACCCTGACGGAGACCGCCGGTCGGTCGACTTTCTTCGCCTGACGGAGCTTCGGCAGGGCGGCGTGCCACGCACGCTCCAGCTCGGTGCGCGCCTGCAGTTTTAG
- a CDS encoding sigma-70 family RNA polymerase sigma factor, whose protein sequence is MDADRTLVAEAAAGSREAFDELVRRYQARIYGLARTLTGGDPDAEDLVQETFVRAFRAVGDFRCESSFHTWLYRIAVNVMKSHLERRRRLDSVTARPAGETFKSATEQLPSVEDLEATVARRQAIDRALASLPEELRIVITLRDVQGLEYREIATITHLPMGTVESRLFRARQRLRPLLEPLLGSASGGRGPSAKRRRDDRADGRADGRADDRDERC, encoded by the coding sequence GTGGATGCCGATCGGACGCTCGTAGCCGAGGCTGCGGCTGGGAGCCGGGAGGCGTTTGACGAGCTCGTCAGGCGCTACCAGGCACGCATCTACGGGTTGGCGCGCACGCTCACCGGCGGCGACCCTGATGCCGAGGATCTCGTCCAGGAGACGTTTGTGCGAGCGTTTCGCGCGGTTGGCGACTTCCGCTGCGAGAGCTCGTTCCATACCTGGCTGTACCGAATTGCGGTAAACGTCATGAAGTCGCACCTCGAGCGACGTCGCCGGCTAGACAGCGTGACGGCGCGGCCGGCCGGGGAGACCTTCAAGTCGGCGACCGAGCAGTTGCCGTCGGTCGAGGACTTGGAAGCGACCGTCGCGCGCCGGCAGGCCATCGATCGCGCGCTCGCGTCGCTCCCGGAGGAGCTTCGGATCGTAATCACGCTCCGCGACGTCCAAGGACTTGAGTACCGTGAGATTGCGACAATCACCCATCTGCCCATGGGGACCGTCGAGTCCCGGCTGTTTCGCGCACGGCAGCGGCTGCGACCGCTCCTCGAGCCGCTGCTGGGAAGTGCGTCCGGCGGCCGTGGTCCTTCGGCCAAACGCCGAAGGGATGACCGAGCGGATGGCCGAGCGGATGGCCGAGCGGATGATAGAGACGAGAGATGTTGA
- a CDS encoding NIPSNAP family containing protein, with the protein MTRRRFLASSTTLAAMSAAGTTSAQTRETRIERDIYELRRYLVRVGEQRRATSEYLEKALVPALGRAGLGPTGVFNVTFGDPGIVLLITHRNSESVLTLGSRLEQDAAYLKAAAAFREGTASSPAFERIESSLLVAFEGIPRLVPPDASQPRIFELRRYEQPSDATHLKKIEMFNTGGELSIFQRVGLTPVFFGQTVVGQRMPCFEYLLTFPSASEREARWAAFREDSEWKALSSREEYLDARIMSSIASVILSPAAASQI; encoded by the coding sequence ATGACCAGACGTCGTTTTCTCGCCTCTTCGACTACGCTCGCGGCCATGTCCGCCGCAGGCACCACCAGCGCACAGACCCGGGAGACACGGATCGAGCGCGACATCTACGAGCTCAGGCGGTACCTCGTGCGTGTCGGCGAGCAGCGCAGAGCCACCAGCGAGTATCTGGAGAAGGCGCTCGTTCCGGCGCTGGGCCGCGCCGGTCTCGGTCCGACCGGCGTCTTCAACGTGACGTTCGGCGACCCCGGCATTGTCCTGCTCATCACGCATCGGAACAGCGAGTCGGTCCTGACGCTCGGCAGCCGGCTGGAGCAGGACGCCGCCTATCTCAAGGCCGCGGCCGCGTTCCGCGAAGGCACCGCCTCGAGCCCGGCCTTCGAGCGCATCGAAAGCAGCTTGCTCGTCGCGTTCGAGGGTATCCCACGTCTCGTGCCGCCTGACGCGTCTCAGCCGCGGATCTTCGAGCTGCGGCGTTACGAGCAGCCCAGCGATGCGACACATCTGAAGAAGATTGAAATGTTCAACACGGGTGGCGAGCTGAGCATCTTCCAGCGGGTTGGCCTCACACCTGTCTTCTTCGGTCAGACCGTCGTCGGCCAGCGCATGCCGTGCTTCGAGTATCTGTTGACGTTCCCATCGGCCTCCGAACGCGAGGCCCGGTGGGCGGCGTTTCGTGAGGATTCGGAGTGGAAGGCGCTGTCGAGCCGTGAAGAGTACCTGGATGCGCGAATCATGTCGAGCATTGCGAGCGTCATCCTCTCGCCGGCGGCGGCGTCACAGATCTGA
- a CDS encoding galactose-1-epimerase, whose translation MAIKRSVVLPSLAMVILAGAMASQRSSLTAPRDVDRRAYGETSNGEAVDLYTLSNANGVEVKVTNYGGIVVSISVPDRNRMKADVVLGHDTIAGYEKSSPYFGAIVGRYGNRIANARFALEGASYTLARNDGQNHLHGGLRGFDKVVWQASERGDPNGMAIELRYRSEDGEEGYPGNVEARVTYTLTEKNELRIDYSATTDKPTVLNLTNHSYFNLAGHGEGDILGHELMIDADQFTPVDEGLIPIGELRPVESTPFDFRTPTPIGARIDQKDQQLAFGKGYDHNYVLNDPAGSLRLVVRVTEPKSGRVLEVLTTEPGLQFYSGNFLDGTIRGKGGKVYGHRAGFCLETQHFPDSPNKPRFPTTVLRPGEQYRTTTVYRFSTQRS comes from the coding sequence ATGGCCATCAAGCGCTCAGTGGTGCTTCCGTCGTTGGCGATGGTGATCCTGGCCGGCGCGATGGCGTCTCAGCGGAGCTCGCTGACCGCGCCTCGTGACGTCGACCGTCGTGCGTACGGTGAAACCTCGAATGGAGAGGCTGTGGATCTGTACACGTTGAGTAATGCGAACGGCGTCGAAGTAAAGGTGACCAACTACGGCGGCATCGTCGTATCCATCTCGGTGCCGGACAGAAATCGCATGAAGGCCGACGTCGTCTTGGGCCACGATACGATTGCGGGGTACGAGAAGAGCTCGCCTTACTTCGGGGCGATCGTCGGCCGATACGGCAACCGCATCGCCAACGCTCGATTCGCGCTCGAGGGCGCAAGCTATACCCTCGCCCGTAACGATGGCCAGAACCACCTCCACGGCGGCCTGCGCGGATTCGACAAGGTAGTCTGGCAGGCGTCGGAACGCGGGGATCCAAACGGCATGGCGATCGAGTTGCGCTATCGCAGCGAGGACGGGGAGGAGGGCTATCCCGGCAACGTCGAGGCGAGGGTGACCTACACGCTGACGGAGAAGAACGAGCTTCGCATCGACTATTCGGCGACGACCGACAAGCCCACGGTGCTCAATCTGACGAACCACTCGTACTTCAATCTTGCTGGCCACGGTGAAGGTGACATCCTCGGCCACGAGCTCATGATTGATGCCGACCAGTTCACACCTGTCGATGAAGGGCTCATCCCAATCGGCGAGCTGCGGCCCGTCGAAAGCACACCGTTTGATTTTCGGACGCCGACGCCGATCGGCGCGCGCATCGACCAGAAGGACCAGCAGCTCGCCTTCGGCAAGGGGTACGATCACAACTATGTGCTCAACGACCCTGCTGGTTCACTCCGGCTCGTTGTGCGGGTCACCGAGCCGAAATCTGGGCGCGTGCTCGAAGTGCTCACGACCGAGCCGGGTTTGCAGTTCTACAGCGGCAATTTCCTCGACGGCACCATTCGGGGGAAGGGGGGCAAGGTCTATGGCCATCGCGCGGGCTTCTGCCTCGAGACCCAGCACTTCCCAGACTCGCCGAACAAGCCCCGCTTTCCAACGACCGTCCTGCGCCCGGGTGAGCAGTACAGGACCACGACCGTGTATCGCTTCTCTACCCAGCGTTCGTAG